The following DNA comes from Arthrobacter sp. SLBN-83.
CCACCAAAACTTCCCACCTGGGTCGGGGCCGGGCTGGCTTTCGTCGGTCTCGTACTGCTTGCCGACCCAGCGAGTGTCGGCTTCACCTTCAGCTCCGGGGAGATCGCGACGATAGCCAGCACCCTTCCGATCGCAGCAGAGATCATCCTCATCGGTTGGTTTGCGGGCAAAGTGCACCTCGGCCGGGTAACCGTGGTGCAGTTGCTCGTCGCGGGATCACTGGGCTTCGTGGCCGTGCCGATGGCCGGAGAGGAATTACCTGCTTTTTCATGGGTGTGGGCGGGAGCGGCGGCCGCCTTGGGGGTTTTGAGCTGCGTCATCCAGCTCACCATGAACTGGGCCCAGCGCTCAGTTTCGCCGACAAACGCAACGATTATCTACGCCGGAGAGCCTGTTTGGGCTGCGATCATCGGCCGGATGGCGGGCGACCGGCTTCCTCCCATCGCGGTTGCCGGTGCCGCACTCATTGTGGTCGGCGCGCTCGTCAGCGAGCTCAAACTGCGCACCCGCAAGGACGCCGCTGTATCATCCGAGCCACCACTGGCTGCCGACGGTTCAGCCTCCCTTATGCACCAACCCGATCAATCGGGCTAGCTCAAGCCCGGAGCCCTGGACTGCCATTTCGGCAA
Coding sequences within:
- a CDS encoding DMT family transporter; translation: MLHTGMRIPFSRQELALVLITAVWGATFLIVHVAVQYSGPWFFVGMRFLTAGLISAVIFARVLRGMTVKEIAAGAAIGVMIFLGYGLQTVGLQTIDSSTSAFITALYVPLVPVLQWMVFRKPPKLPTWVGAGLAFVGLVLLADPASVGFTFSSGEIATIASTLPIAAEIILIGWFAGKVHLGRVTVVQLLVAGSLGFVAVPMAGEELPAFSWVWAGAAAALGVLSCVIQLTMNWAQRSVSPTNATIIYAGEPVWAAIIGRMAGDRLPPIAVAGAALIVVGALVSELKLRTRKDAAVSSEPPLAADGSASLMHQPDQSG